In Mixophyes fleayi isolate aMixFle1 unplaced genomic scaffold, aMixFle1.hap1 Scaffold_3884, whole genome shotgun sequence, the sequence GTGCTCTCCCTCTGTGCACTCTACACACATGGCCGTCTCACAGGGACCACAATAATATTCCATGGTCTGTTGGGAGATATGGGGATACAGAGTTATGGGGTGGCTACTAGTCTAGATTACAGGTGTGGCAGGGTTTTACTAACCTTTCCCTGGTGGTTAGGGCAGGATAAAGGCGTGGCAGGTGTATGGCCTTCACTCGGGAGGACGTTCTGTTCTTGTCGCCCACTCTCAGGGCTCCTCTGTAGAACCTCCATCAGGTTTGTGATGAAGAAGTTATTCTGGAGAGCAGAGACCCCTCGCTCCGGAAGGATG encodes:
- the LOC142133678 gene encoding tripartite motif-containing protein 2-like: MVMASPVVRQIDKQFLVCSICLERYHVPKVLPCLHTFCERCLQSYIPPQSLTLSCPVCRQTSILPERGVSALQNNFFITNLMEVLQRSPESGRQEQNVLPSEGHTPATPLSCPNHQGKTMEYYCGPCETAMCVECTEG